One genomic segment of Alosa sapidissima isolate fAloSap1 chromosome 13, fAloSap1.pri, whole genome shotgun sequence includes these proteins:
- the LOC121680389 gene encoding ADP-ribosylation factor-like protein 3, which translates to MGLLSVLRRFKNTPDQEVRILLLGLDNAGKTTLLKQLASEDISHITPTQGFNIKSVQTQGFKLNVWDIGGQRKIRPYWRNYFENTDLLIYVIDSADRKRFEETAEELAELLDEEKLSMIPMLIFANKQDLMTAATPAELAEGLNLHTIRDRIWQIQACSALTAEGVQDGMIWLCKCIPTRRK; encoded by the exons ATG GGTTTATTATCAGTCCTGCGGAGGTTTAAGAACACTCCGGACCAGGAAGTGAGGATCCTGCTACTGGGGCTGGACAATGCTGGCAAAACGACCCTGCTGAAACAGCTCGCCTCTGAAGACATCAGCCACATAACCCCCACacag GGCTTCAATATCAAGAGTGTGCAAACCCAGGGCTTCAAGCTCAACGTGTGGGACATCGGAGGTCAGAGGAAGATCCGTCCCTACTGGAGAAACTACTTTGAGAACACAGACCTACTG ATCTACGTCATTGACAGTGCCGACAGAAAGCGCTTTGAGGAAACAGCTGAG gagCTGGCTGAGCTGCTTGACGAGGAGAAGCTGAGCATGATTCCCATGCTGATCTTTGCCAATAAGCAGGACCTGATGACGGCGGCCACCCCGGCCGAACTGGCCGAAGGGCTCAACCTGCACACCATCCGAGACCGGATCTGGCAGATCCAGGCCTGCTCCGCCCTCACCGCCGAGGGAGTGCAG GATGGAATGATATGGCTATGCAAGTGTATACCCACTAGAAGGAAATAA